The following are from one region of the Papaver somniferum cultivar HN1 unplaced genomic scaffold, ASM357369v1 unplaced-scaffold_132, whole genome shotgun sequence genome:
- the LOC113333328 gene encoding uncharacterized protein LOC113333328 — MKFGGILGFDNGIILAPMGADVSGPQLVAAVANAGGIGLIASPVNKYELMVKAIRQTRNLTKKPFGAGILLEFDQEKTINAIFDEKLACMEVYWGDFPKEMVDEAHKHGVKVIHQVGSVKAAKRALAAGVDCVIAQGVEAGGHIAGTVSLTALVPRVVDVAKDWGIPVVAAGAISDARGYVAALALAAKGICVGTRFIATHEAYANDYYKQQLLNYKENQTDRTDLYERLTWRAYVRCLNTPFQQKWHDAPDTVQNDDSQPIIGKSIIYSNETILRRFSGQVANPTTTGKLEDMVMYAGQGVGLVNDIVSAREVIRRYIDGAKAIIQEMGQIYLTENNHKGHGASIEEEDDEADLIVEDGWAWV, encoded by the exons ATGAAATTCGGAGGAATTCTTGGATTTGACAATGGAATTATATTAGCACCTATGGGTGCTGATGTCTCTGGACCTCAACTCGTAGCTGCTGTTGCTAATGCTGGTGGTATCGGACTCATTGCCAGCCCTGTT AATAAGTACGAGTTGATGGTGAAAGCAATACGGCAAACAAGGAACCTAACAAAGAAACCATTTGGAGCAGGAATATTGTTGGAATTCGATCAAGAGAAAACAATCAACGCAATATTTGATGAGAAACTGGCATGCATGGAAGTATATTGGGGTGATTTTCCAAAAGAAATGGTCGATGAAGCTCATAAACATGGCGTCAAAGTCATCCATCAG GTAGGATCAGTCAAGGCAGCTAAGAGAGCACTAGCAGCTGGAGTGGATTGTGTTATAGCCCAAGGTGTTGAGGCTGGTGGTCATATTGCTGGTACA GTTTCCTTGACGGCGTTGGTACCAAGAGTAGTTGATGTTGCTAAAGATTGGGGAATTCCAGTGGTTGCAGCTGGAGCGATCAGTGATGCACGGGGATACGTTGCCGCCCTTGCGCTTGCTGCCAAAGGAATATGTGTGGGTACAAGGTTCATAGCTACACATGAGGCGTATGCGAATGACTACTACAAACAACAATTACTAAACTACAAGGAAAATCAAACAGACCGTACTGATTTGTATGAACGTCTCACTTGGAGAGCTTATGTTCGTTGTCTCAACACACCATTTCAACAGAAGTGGCATGACGCACCTGATACAGTTCAAAACGACGACTCTCAACCTATCATCGGAAAGTCCATCATATACTCCAAT GAAACAATTCTTCGGAGATTTTCAGGTCAAGTTGCAAATCCTACTACTACCGGAAAACTAGAGGATATGGTGATGTATGCCGGCCAAGGTGTAGGGCTAGTGAATGATATTGTTTCGGCACGCGAAGTAATTAGGAGATACATAGACGGGGCAAAAGCCATAATACAAGAAATGGGTCAAATATATCTGACTGAAAATAATCATAAAGGACATGGAGCtagcattgaagaagaagatgatgaagcagaCCTTATAGTGGAAGATGGCTGGGCTTGGGTTTAA